A window of Zingiber officinale cultivar Zhangliang chromosome 5A, Zo_v1.1, whole genome shotgun sequence contains these coding sequences:
- the LOC121980238 gene encoding uracil-DNA glycosylase, mitochondrial-like translates to MASTPKTLDEFFHPAKRLRSLSPSSASLETPTPPGKLSPSRRETPPEASAPALTPEKKRRMDINKALARSRRNLSVCRERIEKAKADGLDYVKLEELLVEETWLQALPGELQKPYAKNLCRYVEREVRGSVPIYPPPYLIFYALHLTPFDQVKVVLIGQDPYHGAGQAMGLAFSVPEGVKIPSSLVNIFKELQEDLGCSVPLNGNLERWAAQGVLLLNTVLTVRNHQANSHAKKGWEPFTDAIIRTISQKKSGVVFLLWGNSAQEKSRMIDGSKHHILKAAHPSGLSANRGFFGCRHFSQTNQILEKLGLSPIYWQL, encoded by the exons ATGGCCTCGACGCCGAAAACCCTAGATGAGTTTTTCCATCCAGCAAAACGCCTCCGGTCCCTCTCCCCCTCCTCGGCCTCCCTGGAAACTCCAACTCCCCCCGGCAAGCTCTCTCCCTCCCGCCGCGAGACTCCGCCGGAGGCCTCTGCCCCCGCTCTGACCCCGGAGAAGAAGCGGAGGATGGATATCAACAAGGCCCTAGCGCGATCGAGGAGGAACCTCAGTGTCTGCAGAGAAAGGATTGAGAAGGCCAAAG CCGACGGTTTGGATTATGTGAAGTTGGAGGAGCTTCTGGTGGAAGAGACTTGGCTGCAGGCTCTCCCGGGGGAGCTTCAGAAGCCGTATGCGAAGAACCTTTGTAGATATGTGGAGCGTGAGGTCAGGGGGAGTGTTCCGATATATCCTCCGCCATACCTGATTTTTTATGCTCTCCATTTGACGCCTTTCGATCAGGTGAAAGTTGTGCTTATTGGACAG GATCCATATCATGGAGCTGGTCAAGCCATGGGTCTAGCTTTCTCTGTTCCAGAAGGTGTCAAGATTCCTTCGAGTTTAGTCAATATTTTCAAGGAGCTTCAAGAAGATTTAGGGTGTTCTGTGCCATTAAATGGAAATCTGGAAAGATGGGCAGCACAG GGTGTTCTGTTGCTTAACACTGTTCTCACTG TTAGGAATCATCAAGCAAACTCACATGCCAAGAAAGGGTGGGAGCCATTTACTGATGCTATTATTAGAACAATTTCTCAGAAGAAATCTGGGGTTGTTTTCCTCCTGTGGGGGAATTCTGCTCAAGAAAAGTCGAG GATGATTGATGGATCAAAACATCATATTCTGAAGGCTGCTCATCCATCTGGTCTTTCTGCAAATAGGGGGTTCTTTGGATGCAG GCATTTCTCACAGACAAATCAAATCCTGGAGAAACTTGGTCTTTCGCCTATCTATTGGCAGCTGTAG
- the LOC121980237 gene encoding inactive leucine-rich repeat receptor-like serine/threonine-protein kinase At1g60630, with the protein MESTPASPRCNFYLCFLLLLFCFSTSFAANVSNAGDIAALLALKNSVDTQDSLPWRRETASWLCREWKGVKQCSPVSRVTKLVLEFLNLTGTLSRDLLAPFDQLRVLSLKSNSLSGAIPDLSPLVNLKSLYLSDNQFFGRIPANLNALHRLKVVVLSGNLLSGPIPESLISLPRLYEILLEGNHLTGQIPAFDQPSLRYLNVSRNNLSGEIPATQALSQFNASSFLNNANLCGAQIGTPCVQKLIFPPSSISPGSPFDHVNAFPPFMPPTGSNHSRRRIIAIVASSVAGALFLSICSALALLLAWNRKRRRPVVETRTVGRGSGGGRYKPEKEEGAVVVGGGGGGREEEKGVFSWEAEGLEKLVFCGGVREMYSLEELLRASAETLGRGTVGSTYKAVMESGFIVTVKRLKDASRPPTEAFRQRMEELGRLRHPNLVPLRAYFQAKEERLLVYDYFPNGSLFSLIHGSRPSGSGKPLHWTSCLKIAEDVATGLAFLHQNSPPTVHANLKPANVLLGPDFESCLADYALIPALFHDDAFPSSSSSAAAAAAASLFYRAPEARSTHAFTPLSDVYSFGVLLLELLTGKAPFQDILDKNGAEIGRWVRSVRAAERNDSREEPGGGSSSGNEAAASEEKLTTLLNIASSCVVVEAERRPAIREVLLMIREARAEAMVASSNSSDHSPGR; encoded by the exons ATGGAGTCAACACCTGCTTCTCCAAGGTGCAACTTTTACCTGtgtttcctcctcctcctcttctgctTCTCGACCTCATTTGCTGCCAATGTTTCGAATGCCGGCGACATTGCCGCCCTCTTGGCCTTGAAGAACTCTGTAGATACTCAGGACTCCCTGCCGTGGCGGCGAGAGACCGCCTCTTGGCTCTGCAGAGAGTGGAAGGGGGTGAAGCAGTGCTCCCCTGTTAGCAGAGTGACGAAGCTGGTGCTCGAGTTCCTCAACCTCACCGGGACCTTGAGTCGGGACCTCCTTGCTCCTTTCGACCAGCTTCGTGTACTCAGCTTAAAATCCAACTCGCTCTCCGGCGCCATTCCCGACCTTTCCCCTCTCGTCAACCTCAAATCTCTCTACCTCAGCGACAACCAGTTCTTCGGCCGGATCCCGGCCAATCTCAACGCTCTCCACCGGCTCAAGGTGGTTGTCCTCTCCGGAAATCTCCTCTCCGGTCCAATTCCGGAGTCTCTCATCAGCCTCCCGCGGCTCTATGAGATCTTGCTCGAGGGCAATCACCTCACAGGGCAGATCCCGGCTTTCGACCAGCCCAGTCTTCGCTACCTCAATGTATCCCGGAATAACCTCTCGGGAGAAATCCCCGCCACCCAAGCCCTGTCCCAGTTCAATGCTTCCTCTTTCCTCAACAATGCAAACCTCTGCGGGGCTCAAATTGGGACTCCCTGCGTCCAAAAGTTGATCTTCCCGCCGTCGTCCATCAGCCCGGGATCGCCGTTTGATCATGTCAATGCTTTCCCACCTTTCATGCCTCCCACCGGCAGCAACCACAGCAGGAGGCGGATCATTGCCATCGTCGCCAGTTCTGTCGCGGGGGCTCTTTTCTTGTCGATTTGCTCGGCCCTTGCGTTGCTTTTGGCCTGGAATAGGAAGCGGAGGCGGCCGGTGGTCGAGACCCGAACGGTGGGTCGCGGATCCGGCGGTGGCCGCTACAAAccagaaaaagaagaaggtgcgGTGGTCGTCGGCGGAGGAGGAGGGGGAAGAGAAGAGGAAAAGGGCGTATTCTCGTGGGAGGCGGAGGGGCTCGAGAAGCTCGTATTCTGCGGCGGCGTCCGGGAGATGTACAGTCTGGAGGAGCTATTGCGAGCGTCGGCGGAGACGCTGGGCCGGGGAACGGTCGGGAGCACGTACAAGGCGGTGATGGAGTCCGGGTTCATCGTGACGGTGAAGCGACTCAAGGACGCCTCCCGCCCGCCGACGGAGGCCTTCCGGCAGCGCATGGAGGAGCTTGGCCGGCTGCGCCACCCCAACCTAGTCCCCCTTCGCGCCTACTTCCAGGCCAAAGAGGAGCGTCTTCTCGTCTACGACTACTTCCCCAATGGCAGTCTCTTCTCCCTAATCCATG GGTCGCGGCCGTCGGGGAGCGGGAAGCCGCTTCATTGGACGTCGTGTTTGAAGATAGCGGAGGACGTGGCAACTGGGCTGGCCTTCTTGCACCAGAACAGCCCACCAACGGTCCACGCGAACCTGAAGCCCGCTAATGTACTTCTCGGCCCGGATTTCGAGTCCTGCCTCGCCGACTACGCCCTAATCCCGGCCCTGTTCCACGACGACGCCTTCCCATCGTCGTCCTCCTCCGCCGCGGCCGCGGCCGCCGCCTCCCTGTTCTACCGCGCCCCCGAGGCGCGAAGCACCCACGCCTTCACCCCGCTCTCCGACGTCTACAGTTTCGGCGTCCTCCTCCTGGAGCTCCTCACCGGGAAGGCCCCCTTCCAGGACATCCTCGACAAGAATGGCGCCGAGATCGGTCGCTGGGTCCGATCCGTGCGAGCCGCGGAGCGGAACGACTCCAGAGAGGAGCCCGGCGGGGGGTCTTCGTCAGGGAACGAGGCGGCGGCGTCGGAGGAGAAACTGACGACGCTGCTGAACATCGCATCGTCGTGCGTGGTGGTGGAGGCGGAAAGGAGACCGGCGATAAGGGAGGTACTTCTGATGATACGGGAGGCGCGGGCGGAGGCGATGGTGGCGTCCTCCAACAGCAGCGACCACTCGCCGGGGCGATAG
- the LOC121979434 gene encoding uncharacterized protein LOC121979434 has product MVNEFSVTYNNFYTHRQSGWSDENVLENALNMWKANNKGKDFKYMHVWRVLKEYEKYTPQSVAHYSNKKVRTSESGGNTSTSNPDTSVDLDDSEVRIRPIGQKATKRKGKYKAREGDTMEHSIDKEWRDIKEHQIQKMVLR; this is encoded by the coding sequence ATGGTAAATGAATTTTCTGtaacttataataatttttatactcatcgGCAAAGCGGTTGGAGTGACGAGAATGTGTTGGAGAATGCATTGAATATGTGGAAAGCCAACAACAAAGGCAAGGATTTTAAGTATATGCATGTGTGGAGGGTTCTCAAAGAATATGAGAAATATACTCCACAATCAGTTGCTCATTACTCTAACAAGAAAGTAAGGACATCCGAATCAGGGGGAAACACTTCAACATCAAATCCAGATACAAGTGTTGATTTAGATGACTCTGAAGTCCGCATTCGTCCTATAGGGCAAAAGGCAACGAAGAGAAAGGGCAAATATAAAGCCAGAGAGGGCGACACAATGGAACATAGCATCGACAAAGAATGGCGAGATATTAAAGAACATCAAATTCAAAAAATGGTTTTGCGATAA
- the LOC121980236 gene encoding transcription factor ILR3-like isoform X2 gives MASNTIDDYWNDDGGSDGELRCAIESFCNIAPIAGASIEEAYSDIYGLERSSSRKRTRDESCAEPKSKACREKMRRDKLNDRFAELSSFLDPVRPPKSDKATVLSDAVRVLTQLKAESEELKESNEKLLETIKDLKTEKNELRDEKIKLKADKENLEQQIKAMSMLPAGFMPHPLAYHPAAAFAPHVQAPSNKGAHFTAYPGMAMWQWLPRAVMDTTQDTKLWPPHA, from the exons ATGGCATCCAACACCATCGACGATTACTGGAACGACGACGGCGGATCCGACGGCGAGCTACGCTGTGCGATCGAGAGTTTCTGCAACATCGCTCCCATCGCCGG AGCTAGCATCGAGGAGGCGTATTCTGATATTTACGGTTTGGAGCGGTCCAGCTCGCGGAAAAG AACTAGGGATGAATCATGTGCAGAACCTAAGTCAAAAGCCTGTCGCGAAAAAATGCGGCGTGATAAGTTAAACGATAG GTTCGCAGAGCTGTCTTCTTTCCTAGACCCTGTTAGACCTCCCAAGTCAGACAAAGCAACTGTTCTAAGTGATGCCGTTCGTGTATTGACGCAGTTAAAAGCTGAATCAGAGGAACTTAAGGAATCCAATGAAAAGCTACTAGAAACGATTAAGGACTTAAAG ACAGAAAAAAATGAGCTTCGAGATGAGAAGATAAAACTGAAGGCCGATAAGGAGAATTTAGAACAGCAAATCAAGGCAATGAGCATGCTTCCAGCCGGCTTCATGCCTCATCCACTCGCATATCATCCTGCTGCTGCATTTGCTCCCCATGTCCAGGCCCCATCGAACAAGGGAGCTCACTTCACTGCATACCCTGGCATGGCTATGTGGCAGTGGCTTCCACGGGCCGTCATGGACACCACACAAGACACCAAGCTTTGGCCTCCTCACGCTTGA
- the LOC121980236 gene encoding transcription factor ILR3-like isoform X1 — MASNTIDDYWNDDGGSDGELRCAIESFCNIAPIAGESFDRASIEEAYSDIYGLERSSSRKRTRDESCAEPKSKACREKMRRDKLNDRFAELSSFLDPVRPPKSDKATVLSDAVRVLTQLKAESEELKESNEKLLETIKDLKTEKNELRDEKIKLKADKENLEQQIKAMSMLPAGFMPHPLAYHPAAAFAPHVQAPSNKGAHFTAYPGMAMWQWLPRAVMDTTQDTKLWPPHA, encoded by the exons ATGGCATCCAACACCATCGACGATTACTGGAACGACGACGGCGGATCCGACGGCGAGCTACGCTGTGCGATCGAGAGTTTCTGCAACATCGCTCCCATCGCCGG GGAATCTTTTGACAGAGCTAGCATCGAGGAGGCGTATTCTGATATTTACGGTTTGGAGCGGTCCAGCTCGCGGAAAAG AACTAGGGATGAATCATGTGCAGAACCTAAGTCAAAAGCCTGTCGCGAAAAAATGCGGCGTGATAAGTTAAACGATAG GTTCGCAGAGCTGTCTTCTTTCCTAGACCCTGTTAGACCTCCCAAGTCAGACAAAGCAACTGTTCTAAGTGATGCCGTTCGTGTATTGACGCAGTTAAAAGCTGAATCAGAGGAACTTAAGGAATCCAATGAAAAGCTACTAGAAACGATTAAGGACTTAAAG ACAGAAAAAAATGAGCTTCGAGATGAGAAGATAAAACTGAAGGCCGATAAGGAGAATTTAGAACAGCAAATCAAGGCAATGAGCATGCTTCCAGCCGGCTTCATGCCTCATCCACTCGCATATCATCCTGCTGCTGCATTTGCTCCCCATGTCCAGGCCCCATCGAACAAGGGAGCTCACTTCACTGCATACCCTGGCATGGCTATGTGGCAGTGGCTTCCACGGGCCGTCATGGACACCACACAAGACACCAAGCTTTGGCCTCCTCACGCTTGA